In the Candidatus Protochlamydia phocaeensis genome, GAAGAATGGCATAGGCATTGCTTTCATCCCCTTTGTGTAAAAGGGCCAATGCAAAATAAACACGTGCTAAAATTTGCTCGAAATCAGCGGCTTGATAAGCGCCTGTTTCATCTTGTAGCATCATTTGGGCTAGCTGCTCTGTGGGCAACTCTTGGCTATAATAGTCCAACGCTTCCAATGCCTTTGCATAATCTTGAATGGCCTCATCTGTTTTATTTAGAGCAAAACGAGTTGTCGCCCGATCCAACAAAATCCAACTGGCTTCTTTAGACTGCGTATAGCATTGGTCCGGAAGCTCTTGGTCCGCCAAATGTGTGAGTTTTCCTTCCGCTTTGGACAACTCGCCTTCATGATACGCCCGCAGATAGGGACCCCGCTGGGCTAAAATAGCAGTGGAACAACCAGCAAGCAGCCAAGAAGAGAGCAAGGCAATACTTAAAGATAGGCAAGGATAAAAAAAACGTTTTAGCATGGATAACCTGCAGAACAGCCTATTCCTGGATAGTCGAATAATAGTTCGATTTGGAGGGAGAAGGCGCCGATTGATAATAATCCGAGTAGTAGCAGTCTTTTTCAGCCCATCGATTGCAGCAAGGGCCTCGCTGACAAGCAAACAGGGAGCTAAGCATGATACTTAAGCCGAATAATCGCAATAAATTCAATGATGCCATATGGAACGTCCTTTTCTGAATTAAATCATTCGAACGAGACAACCGTTCTTTCATCCAAATAGTAAGATTCAAGGAAGGTTAATTTAACGCAGAAAGGTTTAATAATCAATGAAATGAAAAACTATTAATCGAATTAAAAATTTAAATTCGATTTTAAAAAGTTTAAGAAGGGGTTAAAACCGCTGACTAGAAATGTTTAAAGGCAAAGAAATCAGGTAAGCGCACTTTTATGAATCCTGTTATTTAATAAGTTGAGTTTTATTGCTCGAACACTATATATAAATTTTAAATTTATTGAATGAAAGAATGTCTCGTATATCAAAACTTCAGAGAAATTTGTCTCTTAACTACATGTGAACAAATTATGACCGATCGCCCTCTTTATACAAACCGTTTGATTAATGAAAAATCCCCCTATCTTTTGCAGCACGCGCATAATCCCGTTGATTGGTATCCATGGGGAGAGGAAGCGTTTGAAGCGGCTAGAAGTCAAGACAAGCCTATTTTTTTATCGATTGGGTATGCGACTTGCCACTGGTGCCATGTGATGGAAAGGGAATCTTTTGAAGATATTGGGGTGGCACAGTTGATGAATCAGGTATTCATTAATATTAAGGTCGATCGAGAAGAGTTGCCGGATGTAGACAGCCTTTATATGGAATTTGCTCAAAGCATGATGGCGGGAGCTGCCGGATGGCCGCTCAATGTGATTTTGACACCTCACCTACAACCCTTCTTTGCTGCCACCTATCTTCCTCCGCATAGCAGCCATGGGCTGATGGGGCTATCTGACTTAATTGTCCGCATTTCTGAATTATGGACAGGGGAAGAGCGAGAAAAAATTTTGACGCAGGCAGAGAAAATTGTAGAGGTATTCTCAAGCAGTGTGCAGACCGGTGGGGAAGACATCTCCGATGAAGAACAAATACAGGCGACAGCGGATTTGCTGTATAAGATGGCGGATCCCATTTATGGAGGGATCAAAGGTGCGCCGAAGTTTCCCATTGGCTATCAGTCCAGCTTTATGCTCCGCTATTATGCCGGCATGAAAGACAGCCGGGCGCTTTTCCTGGTTGAGCGCACGTTGGATATGATGCATCGAGGAGGCATTTATGATCATCTGGCAGGTGGTTTTTCCCGCTATAGCGTAGATGAAAAATGGCTGATCCCTCACTTTGAAAAAATGCTTTATGACAATGCTATTTTGGTGCAAAGCTATCTGGAGGCATGGCAGCTAACAAAGAAGCCGCTTTACCGGGAAGTTTGCGAGGAGATTGTCCAATATGTTCTCAGGGATATGACCCATCCAGAAGGCGGATTCTATTCAGCAGAAGATGCCGATTCGGAAGGGCATGAAGGCTTATTTTATACTTGGCCTTATGAAGAAGTAAAGCAAGTATTAGGCAATGATAGCGATCTATTTTGCCAATTTTATGAGATTACACCCGAAGGGAATTTTGAGGGCCGCAATGTCCTGCATACGCCCCTTACGTTGGAAGAATTTGCTGCCCAGCATCATAAAGACGAGGAAGAGCTCAAGCGTCTATTTGGCGAGCAAAGAAAAAAATTGTGGCAGGTAAGAGAAAAGCGCGTTCATCCGTTCAAAGATGATAAAATCCTTTGCTCATGGAATGGCCTGATGATTTATTCGTTGGCTGAAGCGGCTTATGCGCTTAACCATCCTCCTTATTTAGAAGCTGCGATTAAGGCTGCGCGTTTCATTAAAACGCATCTTTGGAAGGAAGGTAAATTGCTGAGGCGTTGGCGGGATGGCCAGGCCATGTTTACAGCCAGTTTAGATGAATATGCGTTCTTGATTAAAGGCGTATTATCCTTATTTGAAGCCAATGCCGGAACGGAGTGGTTAGAATGGGCGGTTGAAATGACCAACATTCTAAAAGACGGGTATAAAGCCGAAGGGGGCGCCTTTTATCAGACTGACGGAACGGATAAAAACCTCATTTTGAGGAAATGCCAATTTTCGGATGGAGCGGAACCGTCCGGAAATGCTGTTCATTGCGAGAATCTTTTGCGGCTGTACCAACTTACCAATCAAGAGGATTTTCTTCTTCAGGCAGAAGATATTTTTAAAGGAGTGAAAGAGTATTTAGAAAACTATTCGCCAGGCTATTGTTTTCATATCATGAACCTTCATCGTTTTTATGATGATAAAGCTCCCACTCTTGTCATTGCCTTGAATTCTAAGCGTGAATTTGAACCGGAGCTGAAGCAGTTGATATACGAGCATTTTATTCCTCATAAAGCAATCATCTGGCAAACGCAAGACATCGCTTTGGAAGAATTGATTCCATTTATCAAGACTCAAACAACCCGGCAAGATCAAACGACTTTGTATATTTGCTATGAAGGGGTTTGCCAGCAGCCATTGACAACCTTGGAAGACATGAGACTGGCAATTGAGAAATTAGCTTAAGATGAGAGGACTTAGGTTATTAAAAAAGGCTGCTAAGAGGAATTTAATAGACTTTCCTAGCGGCCTTTTAATGGAGAGTGCATTTAGATAGAAAACGCCTTATCGCGCAGTTCGGTTGAGATTTCGCCCAGAACTTTGCCAACATTTTTATAAAGCTGTGTTTCCCTTAATGGTTGAATCTGGTCTTCACTGGCAAGCGAGTGAATGCGCTGAATTAGCTCATTATAACTTTGCTCAAACTCTTCGAAATTCTTGTAAGAAGGGTTAATCGCTTTGTTCCCTCTTTCAAAAGCCGCATTCAGACGTCCTTTTTCAATTAGGTTCAAATGCTTCTCAATCGCAGTAGTCAAGCTGTTTTCATTAAGAAACCTTAGGTCTTTTAAAAGAGCATTCTTTCTTTTTTCTAACGCTTCGGCAGCTTTTTGCTCGTTTGTTTCTCGAATCAAGCGCTCATGCTCTTCGCGTTGCCTTT is a window encoding:
- a CDS encoding thioredoxin domain-containing protein, with the protein product MTDRPLYTNRLINEKSPYLLQHAHNPVDWYPWGEEAFEAARSQDKPIFLSIGYATCHWCHVMERESFEDIGVAQLMNQVFINIKVDREELPDVDSLYMEFAQSMMAGAAGWPLNVILTPHLQPFFAATYLPPHSSHGLMGLSDLIVRISELWTGEEREKILTQAEKIVEVFSSSVQTGGEDISDEEQIQATADLLYKMADPIYGGIKGAPKFPIGYQSSFMLRYYAGMKDSRALFLVERTLDMMHRGGIYDHLAGGFSRYSVDEKWLIPHFEKMLYDNAILVQSYLEAWQLTKKPLYREVCEEIVQYVLRDMTHPEGGFYSAEDADSEGHEGLFYTWPYEEVKQVLGNDSDLFCQFYEITPEGNFEGRNVLHTPLTLEEFAAQHHKDEEELKRLFGEQRKKLWQVREKRVHPFKDDKILCSWNGLMIYSLAEAAYALNHPPYLEAAIKAARFIKTHLWKEGKLLRRWRDGQAMFTASLDEYAFLIKGVLSLFEANAGTEWLEWAVEMTNILKDGYKAEGGAFYQTDGTDKNLILRKCQFSDGAEPSGNAVHCENLLRLYQLTNQEDFLLQAEDIFKGVKEYLENYSPGYCFHIMNLHRFYDDKAPTLVIALNSKREFEPELKQLIYEHFIPHKAIIWQTQDIALEELIPFIKTQTTRQDQTTLYICYEGVCQQPLTTLEDMRLAIEKLA